Below is a window of Pagrus major chromosome 21, Pma_NU_1.0 DNA.
CGCTCGCTCTTTCGGTCGCGGCTGCCGCTGCGACTTTTTCTGCGCTCTCGCCGTTCGTGATTCCTGTCTGCGCTGCGGGAccgtctcctctccctgtcGCCACGGTCCCCACGGTCCCCTCTGTCCCTATCCctgccctccctctccttcctctgtcGGTCACGCTCCCTCTCCAGCTCTCGGTCAAAGCTGGGGCCGTGACGTTCTTTTTCGCGGTGGTGGCTCCTGCTCCTTGACCGTTTGGGTGACCTCCGGGGGCTCGGCGTCCGTCTGGGTGTCCTGGTGAGAAAGATACCGTTAGCTCAGGCCTGGACATTGGATTGGTATTATAcagttatcatgatatgagactatatatcatccTACATTTTGGGTATCTTGACATGTcgtaagtgttgtcttttcttggGTGTAATTGACTCAGGCCAGTTGTTCGAGaggaacatttaaaagaaagtcAAACGTATACAAAACAAGCCAAAACTATATATTTTGAACCATAGACTGCGTTACCTGGAGCGGCGtcgttgttgctgttgttgttgctcccCTTGCCTCCCTGCCTCTGCAGCCGCAGGTTCCTCTTCCTGCGGCTCCTTCTGAACAACCTTCCGAGGCCTGGCCTTCATCTGCTGGTCAATATTCTTCTGCACAGGCACTGGGATACGGGGGAACAGAGTGGAGAACCACTCCAGTTTGGTCAGGAAGGAGCGCAGCATCTCTCCGATGGTCATCACACAGCCGCCTCCTGCCTTCACGTCGAGCTCCTACAATCAAACGGTGGGAGAAAGGCGTAGAAGATTCGATAAATAAATTGGTAAAACTGAATCTTGCCTCCAAtcaaaaaaagcaatttgtgATGACCAAGTACTGAACCTTCACCTCTGTTCATCTAGCTTAATCTCTCATATTCCTCAATGAAATGTGTCTGGCTTTACTCTGATTATTTAAATAGAGGAAACACAACTTTAAATATCATTAAAAGTTTGCTTCATCTAAGCTGTCTGGCAGTTCCTGGAGTCTGTATTTACAATGTGTGCCTTAATAATTATCAAATGTTGTTATAATTGAAAAATCCACCTCCCTTTTCTCCACATCATCTGTTTAAAACTTCAAAAAGTGGCTGCACGTGTTTACAGagcagacatgaaaaaaagggAGAGCAGTATCTGAGACACATCCTCATTGAgccaaagagacagagagagagagaagccatGGCTGCCTTCTTCCTCAGCCTTCCAAAAGCACAATGAACTCTCAGGAGGCCACAGAGGCGTAAAGATTGCCCACAGTGTAAGCACAGACTGGAGGGGTTGAAGAGTTGTTAACTTTATATGGTAGAGAACAGCCGCTTTGCACTCACACACGCAAACCAACAGTGCTGAGATACAATATCCAATTCACCTGCTGCACAATGGGcatctaaagaaaaaaacaggggAATTAACCAGTTGTGTAGGATTTCATATGATCAATTCAAATATAATGCAACAGAACATCAAAAGGAGGCCTGGTTGCACAGCCTGGGGTCAgattatattttcattaaatatcGAGAACACACATTAGATCCATGCAACAGAGGACATGtgtcatatattttgtgtttgtctgtttgaatgTGTATCCCTATAAAGCTCCAATTGCTATGTATCCCAAATTTAGTTTTGTGCAACAAGTCCTTAAAAAAAGCTTGTCAAAAAACAAAGGGCATGCCTTAATATTACAGTGAAAGGTTTACTCAGCATCATATGTGGTACTTACCCTGATAAACAAaatcagcagcagagcagtgagCAAGTTACCTAGCTAATCAGGTTTAGAGGACAAAAATTGGGGACAATTAAGCCAAATGAAGGCAAAGGTGAAAAATCAGCTATGAGCATCACAAGGAGGGGGGGGAAACGGACAGCTTTTAACATGTGTTGTACAACTGTGTATGTAAAGGAGAGATAGAAACATCAAATTATTACCCGAGGTGACATACCTCCTCATCATCCAGGAAGCCGTCGTACCATTCTATCAAATCTGCTGGGGGCTGAGTGTATCTGAGGCAGAAAGAAGCGTAGGGCACAACATGAGCAAACTGAATCAGAAATTCATCTTGAACagatttcaaatatgttttcatgAACCTGTTCCAACGAAACTTCACACAATGATTTCCAAAACGTGAGGATAATAAAATGGTTGGCAGAAAACTTTTAACGCTCCGAGTGCAACAAATACAAAGCaattaaatacacattaaaagtGGCAATATGGAGTTTaggaggagaaattcaaactcagaattttaatatttacaatattaatgaggcgaTTACACAGACTCAGCACTATTATTTTCtctaagtgaataaacaagctgctctcagtggaaaataaggtccctagACCACCGTTGGCAGGGTGCGCCAACTGTAAACAAAGTAACATAGTAGAAAAACTCTGTTGTCCTTTTAGGTcagtttcttcccccaaactacatagcgcacatttaaacatttagtaGCATATTCGCAGTTACAAGATCGGTTATCATCTATTAcctcactttgtgttttttaattaaatattgccttaagaataaaacattaactcTAAACAAGGCAGGTAATTCAGCAAtgaaaattatgtttatttgcaaaaataTCTAGTAGTAAACAGAAGACTTGCAAGTCTGAAATAACTCGGATGAATGATGGTGGTCAAATATAGAAATCTCACACAAAGAATTCATACCGTATGTACATGAAACCGAGTGCTCTGATGTATggagagtctgtgtgagtgatcAGACCCATCAGCTGTTTGCGAGTCAGCTTGAGAGTGAACAGCTTGTATAGAAGACAGAAAGCAGTAGACACAATACCGCCTGTCCCAACTCCACGCACCTAGGAAGGAGGAAGACATGGTGTCAAGGACATCACTGCACATTATTCACAATATTGTATTCCTAAAGTTTCACCCTTTGACAGCAATACCCTGATGGTGAAGTACTAATGATTTAGGTACATTAATCACACTTGTTAACCATAGCATATCAACAGATAGGGAACTAAAGAGGGGGGGAAAGATGGGGAATATAAAAAGCACGTACTTCTCACTTACCCCTCCGCACATTCCAGTCTGGCCTGCTGTCTTTCTGCTTCCCTTTTCCCAAGGCTCAACGTGAGTCACCtgtagccacacacacagcaatattagtgtctctctcacacacacacacacacacctgtcctctccacctccctgaTGACTAACATCACAGGCTTCATGAGCAACACTGAGACGACCGTGTAACACTTTCGTTCTCCATCCAAGCGAATAACTTGCGTAGTTTAACCTGTAGCCAGCACAATCTTGAACTGTCGAAATCTTTTTAAGTTCTGACCACATTTAggcctttaaacaaacaaaacaacggTACTCCcaccatcagtgtgtgtgtaacgtAACGGTATCCTTTCTGTGTTTAGATTGGTTACCGCCACCGTAACGATGGGCAAGTTAGCTTACTTTGCTAACTACCAGTTAGCATCACTAATAAAACCACAGCGTTTCGACACTACTTCTCGTTGATTATGTAAAATGAGCGGACATGTTTCTAAGTCCTAAGACTGGCGCCTTTCTGATCCCGGCTGCCTGTTAATTTGACGACTGCAGTACATTGTCGCCACAGTAGCGCTAGCTGGTTATCTAACTAACATGCGGTTTAGCATCGGCTAATGTTACCTTGAAGTAGATTTCGTCCACAACTTCGTGGTAGGTCTTTAGTTCATAAAGCTGAACTTTGAAATACGGCGACGATAGCACATTTGTGAGAATCATTGGGTTGAGGTTCATAGTCTTTTCGTTGCCCCACAGGGGCAATACATTTCCATGTTTTCCTGATGCAGGCTTGCTAACGGCCTGTGTTGGTAGCTGGTTTCCGACGTTAGCCATGTTTAGCTGAATCCCACGCCGCTAAGCTCAGTTTGCAGTTGGCGTCCTTCCGATTACAGATCCATAAATGTTAGATAGTGAAATGCCGATCGGTAACAATTCAGTCCGTTGAGTTGTTGCCGATTTGGGATTAAATTGATGATAACAACTTCCCGCCGTCGTTGTAGCTAAAGTGCTGCTGCGAGGTGGAACCGGAACTGTAACGTTAGTGGTGCAGTGTGAACGGCTGCTGCAAGCTCAACACGGGGAGtttagttttcaaaataaaagcatgtacaCACTCACAAACCAGAGGGTTTGAATTATATTTAATG
It encodes the following:
- the prpf38b gene encoding pre-mRNA-splicing factor 38B, with amino-acid sequence MANVGNQLPTQAVSKPASGKHGNVLPLWGNEKTMNLNPMILTNVLSSPYFKVQLYELKTYHEVVDEIYFKVTHVEPWEKGSRKTAGQTGMCGGVRGVGTGGIVSTAFCLLYKLFTLKLTRKQLMGLITHTDSPYIRALGFMYIRYTQPPADLIEWYDGFLDDEEELDVKAGGGCVMTIGEMLRSFLTKLEWFSTLFPRIPVPVQKNIDQQMKARPRKVVQKEPQEEEPAAAEAGRQGEQQQQQQRRRSRTPRRTPSPRRSPKRSRSRSHHREKERHGPSFDRELERERDRQRKEREGRDRDRGDRGDRGDRERRRSRSADRNHERRERRKSRSGSRDRKSERRDKERDGGDDRSRRKDREHHKDRGAERERSRDKKNRGETDDRRHKEDRERHREERKAKRSSRSRSRERKHKSGGEEKSRKRESRDRERERDGEQRSHKRSRSRERSHHQRESSNDHSRHSERRRSQSTE